The following DNA comes from Triticum aestivum cultivar Chinese Spring chromosome 3D, IWGSC CS RefSeq v2.1, whole genome shotgun sequence.
gcgcATTTAAAAAACTTTCACAAATTgataaagttgaaaaagtttgcaGGATTGAAGAAAACTTTACAAGTTTTGAAATGTCATAAATTAAAATAACTGTTCACTAATTTTAAAATGATCATGAATTAAAACAATGCACACAAAAAAATACAACAGAATTAGAAAAGGGCAATAAAACCATAGGAAAGAAAGAATAGCAAAGCTAGGAAAAATCTTCcaaaaggttcccaaaaccagaaaaacAGAACACAACTGAATCACGATGGTGTGTGAAGTGGCCTCGCAGATGATTGAGAAAGTTATGCAAATAACTTTTTTACCGGAGAAATATAAGGAGGAAGGAGGACAATAATTTATATTCCATCTATTGAGCGGTACATGATTTATGAAAGTATATTTTCAATAATCTTTTTTGCACATGGAACAATTATATATATTGTCAAAAACAAAGAGTGTAAACTTTGCGATACACCCCGCTTACGTGTTGTTTATTCTTTTACCGTACCTTTTACTTGCTTTTGCATGCTTGTGGCTTGCTACTTATCTTGGCTATTTGCTTTCCTAGTGTGTTAGCTTGCTTGCCATATGCTTGTTCTCATCATAGATTGTATATCTGGAGAACTTACTTTATTCACACTTCACCCTAAAATTGGAAATTAAGCTAAAAAACTGTATTATCCTATTCACCCCCTTCTGGTCGACTTCTTGATCCTTTCATTAGACCACTTCATATGCGAGGCAAACAATGATGCTGCTGACTGTGACGTTACCGGCAAGTGGGCAACCCGGCTAGCACACACCCTACAGTGACATAGAGGTCCAGACGCCCACCAAAGCCCCGATGCACCTGAGAGCTTAGTATCTTGGAGCATCTTGAACCGGACTCCCCAAATCTAGCTATACGCCCTGTTTGTCGAACACTCCTCAACCCAACTCATATGTGGTTTGGATTTTGGGCCGCCTGAACGTCGGACCATCCCACCGACTCATCAGAATCTCCTTCCTATCCTCACCTCCGACCAAACCTTAGCCATTCTTATTAGTCCGTTCCACTCGCCCTTCCCTCGGTGGGTTAACGGATGACGTGCCCATCATGAAAGAGAGAAGGCGTGTCGCGTAGCAGCGACCGATGACGAGGATGCCCATCCCCGGATCCTGGCAAAGCGACAAGCCCGAGCCGCATGTGCCCTCATCGTCCTTCCGCCAGAGAGGATGATCTTAACATGTCTGGTGCCGCGTCACCGAGCCAATCCGCCTTGACCCTTATTACGTCTTCGACCACTACTTCCGCAATAACAAAGACATAAGCAAGGGCAAGGCATCCGTTAGAGATGGACTCCCCCTATCTATATGGTCCTAACTTAGTAACGTATAACATGTCATCATTTTGGTAGTCTCATGGTATGTATGGACTCACCTATGCTATGACATGTTCGAATTGAGTGCTAGAAATGAGAGTTGCGTTGTCCGCAGACGTATATGGCCAGGATGGGAAATGATACTTTTTATGAAACACAACACTGACACAAACGTTCATACACACGCTCATCCCATGAGCACCTTTGAGAGGCTGAGCCGACACATCATCTAAGATTTACTAAGTCGCTACGGACGCTTtcatagtcgacgggaacgtcacCTCCTATTGTATGCACATCGCTGAAAAGGCCTAAAATAAATCCAAAAATGCACAAACCAACAGGCGCCAAGGTCTATTTCCTGGCCGTTCCGGCGTATTTCCTGTCCGAGCGTGGTTTTCTTTTTGCGTCAACGCTAATTCTGTCATCAGATCTCTTTGTGAGTTTGTTTTAAACTGTTATATAGGCATCCACGGGCTCCTACTAGCGTTGGATACACTGAGACTCTTAACCAAGCAGTACGCATAAAATTCATTTCTTCTTTTTCTCAAGCGCCTAATCAAGCGTCTTCCATTGGAGATGCCGAtggagcaactctagcagataCCCTAAAAGTGATCAAACCTCTAAATTTGCAGTACCAATGCCGTAAAACGCACTGAATAGATCCCGTCTTATAGCTTATCTCGGATTTTTCTTGCAGGTTACTGCATATTATCACCCGTATACCTTATATATGCAGTTTTTTATGCCGATTTTAAGGTGAACCGTAAACGAGTCAACGTCGGAGTAGGCAGCCTTGAGCTCGGCAGCGGCCGCCGGAGCATCGCCGAAGCAGGCGAAGGTGCTCGACAACGGCCGCCGGAGGGTCGACGAAGTAGGCGGAGGAGCTCGACATCGGCTGCCGGATTTCTTTTTTGCAGTACAGTTTTGTCGTTTGTCAAAGCCAATTTAATGCCGCAAAAACAGTTTAATTTCACAGTACCGCATCCACTAGAGTTGCTTAGGAGATATGATTTTCCCGTACCCGTtagacctcttccaatgcaaaggtgcttagataatgtgttagagcaactctaacgggccgatccaaacggacggcACGTTTCTCCGCTTTTtgcccgtttgggtcggccgcccgcccggcgtccgcccagttttgcatttgggtcggcagtgcgcccaacgcgccgacccatttcatgtccgcattcaacttttaaataaaaaaggcccgcggccgatcatgccagcggccatgtctcatgccggcaccgTGCCATCGCCGACATACAAAGCCGGCTTCAGAAAATATcaccacagttcatgctggcgcactcgccaaccggccggcacacatgccagcacacaaaaaagggtgggacttgagttcgaccacgccatcgcggctcCCGTGGTCATGCCGACATACAAAAAAATGGCCctcgccgccatagatcactcatcgtcgaacttgagcatgtcggcctgcatcttctcgaaccatggcctcttccttggcgacacggtgttgagatccaccttcatgatctccaccccggtcatcatgctcgcgagagccacttctttcgccttggtcttggcgttggcggcctcgatctctagcatcttggcttgcttctctgcctcgagctcgaacatcttggcttgcttctcggcgtcaagatcaagcctcctcctttggatctccatgaaagcatccatttgctccgccttgaaacgtcggcgctcctcctcccttgagtccttcttattcatcatgccgtccacgcttgcgatcaaggcgttggtggccgcatctcgcttgtcctccttcttggagttggtcttcccccgcggccgtgccggctcgccctccccaacatcctccacGGCTTTCTTCCCCCACGTGCCTTGAGtgcggcatattgcgccttgaacttctcctcgtccttgatgacccgataacaatgggagaggttgaagcacttgccattgcgttgaaccttgaatgcctccaaagcttgaaatgcctacaaaatgtttccatgcaagcatatgggcaagtgaTATGCAAATGAACACGTAAAGGATGAtcttgatgacacaaaagagggcggcttgcttgttatcataccatgtcttgcatgccgatgtCGCTCACGaggcgggccttgacgctctcaagggtggcgcaaaacttgttgcactcttgttggaacaccctccaccgcttggaaatggagacccacccgcgcgtgctcacaaattggtaaggtggaaacttcttgcgctcatgaaactctcggtgcacacgagtccaaaaggttgaatgcttttgctcggcgcccgtctttgggtcttgtccaatgtcccgccaacactcgcaaagaagcttgtcctcggcagctgcgtacgccttcgtgcgcttgctcttgcgcttcggcttaggaccggcggcttggttggcgagcttgTCCTCGAACAAAGGTtccacttcgatgtcgcactcgtcctcttcctctagcccatagtcgtcggggaactcgtggtcgagggggaagccgtccaggccgatgccgacctgatcacgcatgaaggccgcctgatcgggatcatagccagcggtcgacgtgaacgccccgcggccgtcctggctttgtgtctcgtcgggatcgtagccagcgcccggcgcaccaccctcgaagatgaggttTTGCATGTAGTCAGCGCCTTCTTCGGCTTGGTCGCGGCGGTGGTCTTGCGCagggcacgaggcttgcctttcccggagggggcgacggtgccggacgaggcgagggaggcgaggccggcgcggcgtcgaggtcgaggtcgataGCGTCTTCCATGGCTGGTTGGGGGGCGGGAGCGCGCGAGGGCGGGAGTGTTTTTGGGAAAAACGGGGGAAATGGTGGTGGCTGCCACCGACCGGCGGGCCCGGGGAAAGGAGTAGgcgcgcgcgcgcgtccgtctcgtgtccgcgccgacgcaaatccggctcaaaattgggccgggaatgggtcgtccacggacgaaaaacggacgcgcgtccgtttgactcggcgcgttgggccgccacttttgtccgcgctgacccaaacggacgcggacggacgaaatgggtcgccccattggagttgctcttaaatgCATTAAATACCTTGTTGCTAAGCACACTTTATTTAATAAGAACACCTAAAGTCTTTCATCCATTGGTCAAATTATTTCATTTGCCCATTTCACACCCCCAAAACAGGCAGGCCAGGAGCCCCAGGACCCAGGCACGCAGCTGCCTCCACGTGTCACCATCCTTCACCTCCAAGCCACCCCGCCCCCTATCCGCGTGCCCGGCAAAAGACGGCCGCTCCCCAAACCAGTACCGGGCCTAGAGCACCCCCACCCCGCACCTATAAATGCCCGCCGAGAGCACCCACCCCCCGCGCGCCAGTCGCACCGAACCGAATGGTTTCGCTCCGCTCCGGCTCCGCTCCACTTCGGGTCCCGACCCGACTCATTCCCAGGACCTGACTCCACTTCGGGTTCGGTTCGGGCTCGGTCGCTTCGCCGAGGAGGAAAAGGATAAGCGGCCACGGACGCCCACCGCGTCGCACCCTGCACCTCCCGTCCCCCCGACCCGAGCGCCACGGCCGGAGCCCGGAGAATCCACGGCCGCCCGCCGTCTCGCTCCCAGGAGGCTCCCGTGGCCTGCACGCCCGGCGCCCCGGCGGCAGCCCTGCCCACCGCCGTGCGGCAGCCTGCAGGCGGAGGGCGCAGGCGCTCACCGGCTCACCGTCAACCCACAGCGGCGGATCTGTCCTCAAGCCGCAGCCGCGGACGCCGAGGTCGTTTGCGCCGGGCAGGGGGTCACGGGGCACGTCGCGGCCTTGTTCCCGCCCCCGACAGCCTCAATCCCCAACCCTAAGGTGAATCCCCTTCCAGACTCCCAATCTGAAATCCAATCGTTGACCTGTACATTTGTAGCTCCTGCTTGGATTTAGAGAGATAGGATTCGTTTCACTCTCTGCGCATGTCACCGTCCTGCTCTGATTCATTTCATTAGCGTACGGCTGGTGGCTTGGTACGGATTGGTCACAGGGCCAATTGCAATGCTAGGGTTTTGCTGCGCAGCATTTGAATACCTGCAAATTGCGGTTTGTGTGCTTTCATTTCAATCCGCGATAGGTTTCAGTTTGTTGTCTGTGTGCttgtctctctctgtgtgtgtgtggctgAAGCTGTTTGTCATTATTCAGCAGATCTGTGCTTAGCTGGCGCCTGGTAACATGACACCAACGGTCCTCATGGAGTACAGGCCGCAGATGCAGATTAAACGGGGCTACGACGAAATAGCTTACCGGGGCGGCGCGGGGTATGCAGAGACTGTAGGTGAGTCGGGCAGCCCTGTTCGTGTTGACTCCGAAGATTCCTCTGCGCCAAAACGCAAGTGCATCAGCCTTAATAGCGATGGCTTTGATGTGAAGCGAGAGATCTTTGTCCCGTCTAAGTTGTCGTCGTCCGAGCGGCGCTACCTTCGAAAGAGATTCCGGGCAGAGCTTGATTCTGTCCGATATCTCCTCAAGAGGCCAGAGTTTTTGGCCATCATGCCTGTCACCCGAGCACCTGGTTTCTCATCGTCAGCTGCCCCACGAGCTAAAAAAGTGCAACGGGGGAGCCATGTTCTCCGTGGTGCCAAGGGACGCTTCTTGCCGACAAAACCCCGTCCTGAAACGTCTACAGTGTTGCCTGAAGCTACAATTCAGAAGCAGTGCGAAGCTATTCTGAAGAAGCTGATGACTCAGAAATTTAGTCATATTTTTAATGTTCCAGTAGATGTGGAAAAGCTGAATATTCCAGATTATAATGAAATTATCAAGCACCCGATGGACCTTGGGACCATCAAGAAGAAGCTAGATTCTGGTTCCTACACAAGTCCTTTTGATTTTGCAGCTGATGTCAGGCTGACCTTTAACAACGCGATAACGTATAATCCCCGAGGGCATGCAGTGCATGATATGGCCATTCAACTGAATAAAATGTTTGAGTCCAGATGGAAAACAGTGGAGAAGAAGTTAGTTTCTGCCGCCACTAAGCCACATGTTGAGGTTGATAGGGCTGACTCAAAGAGGAGAAAGACCCCTCCTGTGGACCGCAGTGACCTGTCAATAGATTGTGTCAGGCCAACTGAGATTGTGAAGCTGAAGATGACATTTGAGGAGAAAGAATCCTTCGGAAACTGCTTAGCTTCTTTGTCCGAGGATCCAGAATTACCTGGTCACATCATTGATATGTTACAGCAGTGTATTGACAACAATACAGATCAGCTTGGGGATGAAGAGATAGAGATTGATATCCATGCACTCAGTGATGACATACTATTAGAATTGAAGAAGCATGTGGACAAGTACTTGCAAGAGAGAGATCACCAGCAGACAAAATCTGAGCCTTCCGAGAATGAGGCTGTGAATGTTTCTGGCCTCAGTCATTCGTCCACAAATCCCTGCAAAGGTATTTTGTCATGTACCCTTTGAGGTTCCCAATAGATTTAACTTTAATGTCATCAATGCAGTTAGAGATCGACCTTTTTGTGCACTCAGGTGGTGAGCCTGTTGAGGAGGATGTGGACATTTGCGGCAATGCATCCCCTATATTGATAGAGAAGGATCCACAGATCAGAACAAGCAAATGTGGTAGTCCAAGTAGTTCCAGCAGTGGCTCGGGATCTTCATCCAGTGGTGTGTACATATGAGTTATTTAGTTATTTACATTGTGTTTACCATTGTTACATCGTTGTAAAACATGTTTCTCCGTGACACTGCTCTGATTACTTTGACCATCTTTATATTTCCTTTCTCATGTTCTGGTTTGTGCTTATGCCTAGTTCATATTTCTTTGGCTAAACTTTAGTGAACTTTGGGTTTACGAGTTTACGGAAGGTTGTGAAGCAAAAGTTGAGAAGCAAACATTTTTCACTATAGGTGGTACCATCTGAAATTCAGAATATTATATGAGATTGACACGTGCTGCAAATTTGTACTTGTCATTTAGGAGTACCTTTTTAAACTATTATTATCTTTCTGTAGACTTAGAGGTATCCATAGAAactttatatactccctccgtcccatattatGGGACGGGGGGAGTAGTTAGGATTTCAAGAATGCGATCCTGCAATTACCTCGCACTGATTCTTAGTGAACTAATATGTGGCGCAAGGGGTCATACATAGCTGCAAGGGCAACGTAGATGCTTTCTAGAAATTATTATTGGGAACTACAGATACTCTGTACCAGTTAATTTTCTTAAACAGCCCGTCCCTGTTGTCTACAAGACCCTACTGtatttgatatatttatcttgtaAAGCGTGTCCTCAGATCGTATTTGCTATGCTGGTAATGCAGATTCTGACTCAGGCAGTGACGCTGAAAGCGAACCAGAAAAAGCTGGTAGCCCAGCAAAGCTTGTGAAGGTACTTTGGCAATTTCTTACTGGGTGATCCTTCAGTTAAGCCAGTTAATGTAGTAAGGACTATCTTAGTTAGTGAACATATGGACCAATGGAGCGTACTAGAAGGATTAAACCCCACTAATTCTTTCTCTCCTCAGCTCTTTACGTTCATCCATTATTCCCTTGTCATTATTTTACCGCATCTGTAGTCAGTCACTAGCCCTTCTGTTCGCAACTTGACCCTCCTTGTCCAATTATCTGATAGTACCATGCCGTATCAGTATTTGCAGTTAGTTTTGTAGCTTGTACTTCATTGGTTGGCTCGTCTTGGTCAGACCGAACCAGATAACAGAATGGTGATCTGGTTGCTGTACCTTTACACTAGTCTGAGTCAACTGTGATCAGTAATAGCGATATTCAGTTCTACTAATGCTGTGGCAAGAGTTTGTCGTTTCATTTCCAATGACTGGCCAACCTTGTTGCACTGCAATAATGTATTTCTCCTAATTTGTAGGGTATTGAAATACCAGAACAACCTGCAGAGCAAGAAAAGAGTGATGATGTTATTAGCCCTGTTGATGCTAACAGTAAGTTTTATCCCCATGCCCCCTTTAGCTGCTTGCTGTTGCAAGCTGTTCTTAATCTACTTCTATTTTTCATACTTACCATTTACCATTGGTTAAATCACAGACACTACTGCTGATGTGGAACTCCGTGAACTGGACAATGAGTCCAAGGCTGCACCTGAGGGTAAGCACCTTCATGCATCATCTCTTTTACAACTTCGGCGACTACCGTGCACTCATATCATTGTGAAAACAATTTGTCACACATTTGACATGTTAATATTAACAAGAGTAGTCAATATGCGACATACAGCCACAATGGGATTTATGCTGCATATTCAACCTCATGGGTGACAGTTAGCGTTGTTTGTGCTCCTCTTGTCGACGTTGCCTCCACCTAGGATCAAGTCATGTCCTTGTACTTCTTTTTTCTACTCCATGCGGTAGTTGTCCATGCCCTCCTCTTGTCGATTTTGCTCCGCCCTGGATCAAGTCACATTCTCCCACCTTTTTTCATCTCCTTATGGTAGTGGATTCCAAGAAAGGATGATACCATATTCCATATACACATGCATTATGTGAAAGATATACTAAAGTGAGTAGATGTATAAAATAGGAAACAACTATTTTGTTGATTCTCATCCATGAACTCAGAAAATCAACTCCACCAACATAGCTAGATTGATACCATTATTTTTTAAGCACTGGTGCTTATTTGCAGAGGATAGACGCTTAATTAGGCACTTGTGCTTCAGAAACATCCGGTTTATTTTTGAGCACCTCCCTAAgcatctagcattgtacaaggcctaaaggGATAGGGATAGCCAAACTGCTGAGAATATTCCTCAAAAACCTGGTTGGCAACAGCTAGCAAAATATGGCGGATGAGGGCAACCATGCTTGGCTGCTTGCCTAGCAAGCGATTTTTTTTTTCGCTTAGTCACCTCTCCCGAACAAAACCAATGTGTTAGTTACCCAGGCTCTTCGCGCTCTCTTCTCGCAGTTggcggctgctgcggcggcgcCAGCGCCGGCCAGAGAAGTGCAGCAGGGGGCAAGCCTCGCCCTTCCTCTCATGTCTATCTAGCCCCCTCTCCAGTCCCGTGCATGTGCCCTgtgtggaggcggtggcggcgacggcttgGGCGGATCCGCGATGGCGCCGCCGCCACACTTGAGAGCGAGGCTACGTAGAACTGGATCCAGCAGGAATTAACTCCACCGCGCTCCTTGCGGACGCCCACCACAGCATCAAGCTCTGCTTGGCTGCCCGCGTCCTACCTCACCCCCACGCCCTTCCTCTGCTGGGTTAGGCTGCGGCTGGCTCTGTCCTTTCAATTCCCATGCTTGTGTGCATACTCGTTAAATTCATAAACTGCAGCATGCTAGAGGATGTGCGGCTATGAAACTCTTCTCTCTGATTTGTTGCTCTATGAACTGCAGCCTGATCTGTTAAATTCATGGATGATTGTGTGCATACTTGTTACTTGTGTATGTATAAAAGACAACAGTCGTGTGTACACTAATTTATGCGTGTGCTTACTAGATCGTACTAGAAGATGTGCGgctgattgtgtgtgtgtgtgtgtgtgtgcttgtgtATGTGAATCTTGgaagtttttttctttttcaattTACTACCGTAGATGAACAAGAAAAGTAAGCTATCTGGAAGTTTTTCTTCAATTTACTAGAGGATGCGTGGCTGATTGTGTGTGTGCTTGTGCATCTGTTAGACTTATGATATTAAAGTACAGTGGCATGTCAAACACACAAATAGCTAtccctaag
Coding sequences within:
- the LOC123077254 gene encoding transcription factor GTE8 isoform X2; amino-acid sequence: MTPTVLMEYRPQMQIKRGYDEIAYRGGAGYAETVGESGSPVRVDSEDSSAPKRKCISLNSDGFDVKREIFVPSKLSSSERRYLRKRFRAELDSVRYLLKRPEFLAIMPVTRAPGFSSSAAPRAKKVQRGSHVLRGAKGRFLPTKPRPETSTVLPEATIQKQCEAILKKLMTQKFSHIFNVPVDVEKLNIPDYNEIIKHPMDLGTIKKKLDSGSYTSPFDFAADVRLTFNNAITYNPRGHAVHDMAIQLNKMFESRWKTVEKKLVSAATKPHVEVDRADSKRRKTPPVDRSDLSIDCVRPTEIVKLKMTFEEKESFGNCLASLSEDPELPGHIIDMLQQCIDNNTDQLGDEEIEIDIHALSDDILLELKKHVDKYLQERDHQQTKSEPSENEAVNVSGLSHSSTNPCKGGEPVEEDVDICGNASPILIEKDPQIRTSKCGSPSSSSSGSGSSSSDSDSGSDAESEPEKAGSPAKLVKGIEIPEQPAEQEKSDDVISPVDANNTTADVELRELDNESKAAPEGENAKSDRQVSPDKLLRAALLRGRYADVIVKARGILCQGGDKQEELEKLQKEEKERLLAEGNAAMEARRAEAEAESKRKRDLEREKARQALQEMERTVEINDSVDPKDLEMLGTVTTEHIVSSVDETSPEHSQDGMPSFLPGSGSMLEKLGLFMKVDEEEEEEEPCSKDADEGEIN
- the LOC123077254 gene encoding transcription factor GTE8 isoform X1, producing MTPTVLMEYRPQMQIKRGYDEIAYRGGAGYAETVGESGSPVRVDSEDSSAPKRKCISLNSDGFDVKREIFVPSKLSSSERRYLRKRFRAELDSVRYLLKRPEFLAIMPVTRAPGFSSSAAPRAKKVQRGSHVLRGAKGRFLPTKPRPETSTVLPEATIQKQCEAILKKLMTQKFSHIFNVPVDVEKLNIPDYNEIIKHPMDLGTIKKKLDSGSYTSPFDFAADVRLTFNNAITYNPRGHAVHDMAIQLNKMFESRWKTVEKKLVSAATKPHVEVDRADSKRRKTPPVDRSDLSIDCVRPTEIVKLKMTFEEKESFGNCLASLSEDPELPGHIIDMLQQCIDNNTDQLGDEEIEIDIHALSDDILLELKKHVDKYLQERDHQQTKSEPSENEAVNVSGLSHSSTNPCKGGEPVEEDVDICGNASPILIEKDPQIRTSKCGSPSSSSSGSGSSSSDSDSGSDAESEPEKAGSPAKLVKGIEIPEQPAEQEKSDDVISPVDANNTTADVELRELDNESKAAPEDTAADVELGEQDHESKAAPEGENAKSDRQVSPDKLLRAALLRGRYADVIVKARGILCQGGDKQEELEKLQKEEKERLLAEGNAAMEARRAEAEAESKRKRDLEREKARQALQEMERTVEINDSVDPKDLEMLGTVTTEHIVSSVDETSPEHSQDGMPSFLPGSGSMLEKLGLFMKVDEEEEEEEPCSKDADEGEIN